In the Blattabacterium sp. (Blattella germanica) str. Bge genome, ACGAATAGCTTCAATTGTTTGAGTTATATTGTTTACAACTCCTCTATGCACACCTATACTTTTAGATCTCCCTATGCCTAAGATCTCAATTTTATTATATTCATTTCTCCTTCCTACCATAGCTACAATCTTTGTGGTCCCCACATCAAGACCTATAGCTATATCTTGATATTCCATAGACTTATCTTTTTTTTGCGACTACTTGGTCTTTATATTGCAAATCAATACTTTTATATTGATTAATATCTATTTTATTTAGGTACTGCTTATAAAATGCTTTTAATTTATTCAATTTATTTTTAAAATTCTTGATATTTCCTAATATAATATGATGATTTCCTATTTTTGGAATTAAAATAAATAAGTTATGATCATTTTTTTTGATGCTAATAATTTGATTTTTGAGTAGTTCATCAGAGTTTATAAATTGGACCAAGTCCGCTAAATATTTATTTTCTTTTTTTGAAAAAATCCCTTTTGCTAAAATAACTTTTGACGAATAAAAAGGAGAAAGTTCTAAATTTTCTGCATCTTTGGTCAGATAATATTCTTGATTTCCATTTTTTATTCTTAAAATGGGTTCCTTCTGCCAAACTTGAATATTCAGGGTTCCATCTACACTCAGAAACACTTCAGATCTTTTTATAAAAGGATAATTATTTAATTTTTTTCCATTATCAATATACATAATTGACCGATTTTTTTTTTCAATTTTTTCTACTTTAGAAAATAGAATATTTTTAATGATTTCTTCATTTACAAAATGATCTTTGGATAAGGGATCAATAACGATATTGAATTGTTTGAAATTTCTGTTTTTATGTATTTTTTGAGAAAAATAAAAAAGCGATACCATACAAATTATATATAATAATAAAATCAGGATAAAGAATTTATTTTTCATTTATCCATATCGTTTATACAACCATTTTTTTATAGGAATGATTAAGGTATCTATATCCCCAGCACCTATTGTTAGAATAATATCAAAATGTTTTTCTTTGATTTTTTCTAAAACTTTGGATAAAGTAGATATTTCTTTATTTTTAGAACTCATTTTTATTTTTTCTAATAAATTATTGGAATTAATTCCTTTCATGGGAAGTTCTCTAGCTGGATAAATGTCTAATAATATTAAAATGTCAAGATGTTCTAAACTTTTTGCAAAAGATTCTTCAAAAAATTTAGTTCGACTAAACAAATGAGGTTGAAAAATACCCAATATTTTTTTATTTGGAAAACACTCTTTAACAGTATGAATCAAAGCATTTATTTCTGTAGGATGATGTGCATAATCATCTATATATATTTTTTTTTTAGATAGATAATGTATGGAATATCTTCTTTTGATTCCTTGAAATAAAAACAAAGCTTTTCTTACTTTTTCTTGATTAATTTTTAGATAATCAGATATAGACAATGCTGCTGTTACGTTTTTTAAATTGTGTATTCCTGGAATAGGTAAAGGCAAAGATTTCCATGTTTCTGTAGGAGTATGAAAATCAAAATACCATTCATTTCCTTTTATAGAAAGATGATTTGAATAATAACTTTCTTTTTTTATCACTGAATAATATATAGCGTTTTTTAATGGAAAAGACTCTTCTTTACAAAGAAAAATTTTTTTATATGGTTTTTTGATTCTGTTTAAAAAAGCTATATAAGCCTTTTTTAAAGTTTCTTTTTTTGGATAAGTATCCACATGATCCTGATCGAAAGACGTCACACATGCAATATTAGGAGATAAATATAAAAAAGAACGATCAAATTCGTCTGCTTCAACCAAAAAAATTTTGGTTCCATTCAATATGATATTAGATTTATAATTTTCAGATATTCCTCCTAAAAAAGCCGTTACAGAAATTCCTGCACTATATAAAATATGTCCTAGCAAGGTACAAGTCGTTGTTTTTCCATGTGTTCCTCCTATGGCTATACAAATTTGATTTTCTGTAATCAAGGACAATACTTGAGAACGTTTTTTAATATTTTTCCCATATTTTCTTAAATAGATCCATTGTTTATGATGATTTTGAATTGCTGGAGTATACACAATCAAACATTTTTGAGACAATACCCATTTAGGTAACATTTCTATACAATCATAATAATTGATGGATATTCCCTCTTTTTCTAATTGTTGAGTCAAACTAGTTCTAATTCTATCATGACCACAAACTGTTTTTCCCATAAAATGAAAATATCTAGCAAGGGAACTCATCCCCATTCCTCCTATTCCTAGAAAATAAAAAAAATCAACTTGGTTTAAGTTCATAAAATAATTTGTAAAATCTCATTGACAATATCATTTGTAGCTCTAGGTTTTCCTAATTGCAGAATATTTTGACTCATTTTTTTTTTCATTCTGGAATCATTAACTAATTGTATAGTTGAATCCACTAATCTTTGCTCTATCTCTTCATTTTTAATAATTAAAGCCGCCTCTTTTTCTTCTAATATTCTAGCATTTTTATTTTGATGATCATCGGAAGACCAAGGGAAAGGAATTAATATGTATGGTTTTCCTATTAAACATATTTCTGATATAGTTAAAGCTCCAGCTCTAGACACGATGATATCTGCAGCAGCATAACATATCGGGATGTTTTCAATAAAATCCATTAAAATAAAATTTGAATGATGAGACATTTTATTTTTTTTCATTCTATGAATATCTAATTTACCAACTTGCCAAATAAGTTGCATATCTAATTCTATTAGCTTTTTTAAACCTTTTATCCAAGCATTATTCATACTATTGGAACCTTGGCTTCCCCCTATAGATAAAATAATAGGTCTTTCCACCTTTAATCCTAAGTGAATACAAGCTTTTTTTTTACTAGGTAATTGGAACATTTCAGATCTAACTGGATTTCCAGTTATTATGGTTTTTTCTTTTGGAAAATATTTCTTTGCTTGCTCATAAGCAACACATACTTTATGTGCATAACGAGAAAATATTCTATTAGTTAATCCAGGAAAAGAATTTTGTTCTTGAATGAGAATAGGGATTTTATTTTTTTTGGCTGCATATAAAGTAGGAAAACTTACAAATCCTCCTGTTCCAATAACTATGTCTGGAGAAAATTTTTTGATAATTTTATTTACCAAGAAAAAACTATATATCAATTGTATAGATAAAATGAAGCCTTCTATAGAAAAAAATTTATCTTTTCCTCCTGAAATACAAATTCCTTCTATAGAATATCCAAACTTAGGAATTTCTTTCATTTCCATATGCTTTTTAGATCCAATAAATAAAATATTGGTTCCTGGAATTTTTTTTTTCAGTTCGTCTGCAATAGCTATTCCCGGATATATATGTCCACCAGTCCCTCCACTTCCAATAATTATTCTAGGTGAAATATTATTGTTCATGATGAATTATAATTATTATAATTTGTTTTATTTACTAAATTATTAGTATGAGTTGAATCCTCATATATGATTCTACTAACACTTAATATGATCCCAAAACTAAAAAAAGTAACCCACATGGAAGTTCCTCCAGCACTAATTAATGGTAAAGTTTGTCCTGTTACTGGAAATAAACCAACAGCTATTCCCATATTGATGAGTGCTTGATTAATAATAGGAAAACCAACAGCTAATACCAACAAAGAGCAAAAATAATTTTTTACCTTCGTAGCTATTACCATAATTCTAAGCAAAATTAGAAGATAAATAAATAAAAGGATTATTCCTCCAACAGATCCATATTCTTCTATTATAATAGCATAAATGAAATCAGAAGAAGATTGTGGAAGAAAAGCTTTTAAAACACTTTTACCAGGTCCACGACCAAATTTCTTTCCTAAAACAATAGCTGTTTTAGATTGTTTCATTTGATAACTTTCTTCAGATTCATGATCCAAAAATTTTTCTATACGACTTTTCCATGTATAAACCCTATTCATAGGATTTTTATCTCCCCATTTTATGACAGAGTAAATATAGATTCCTGCAAATAGAATCCCCATCAATAAAACTCCCATAACACCTGTTAATGGATATCCTCCTATAAAAAGCAAAATTAAAACGGAAATAAAAACAATAACTGCAGTAGAACCATTAGCGGGGAAAATCAGTCCAATAATAAAAAACATAGGAAACAATAAGGAAAAAAAAGAGTTGATAAAATTGATACGTTCTGTCTTTTTTTTAGCCAAATATCTAGCACAATAAATAAAAAGAACTAATCCAGCAATACTGGAAGTTTGAAAAGATATATTAATAATGGGAATATGTAACCACCGAGAAGCATTGACTCCATCCAATTCTTTTTCTTGACTAATAGTAAAAACTAATAAAATGAACACTACAGGCATAGAAAATATAGACATACGGTAAAAATATTTATAGTCTATAAATTGAGTGAAAAAAAGAATGCAAAATCCAACTAAGAGAAAAAGAGCATGTTTGAACAAATAACTAAAAACTGTATTTGTTCCTCCATATGTAGTGACTAAATTTGTACTAGCGGAATATACTGGTAAAAAAGAAAATATAGCTAATAAAGAGATAAAGGCCCATAAATATCTATCTCCTTTCAGATAACTGTTGAAAAAATCTCTATTTTTCTCATATTCTTTCATAAAAAAGTTTTTTGACTTCTTTTTTAAATTGATTTCCTCTTTCCTTATAATCTTTAAAAAGATCAAAACTAGAACAAGCAGGAGATAACAAAATATTATCTCCATGAGAAGACAATATGTAAGCCATATAAACAGCTTTTTGAATACTTTTTGTTTCCAAAATAATATCAATAATATCTTTAAAAAAATTATAAATTTTTTCATTATTTATTCCCAAACAAATTATAGCTTTCACTTTTTTTTGAACCAAGGGAATTAATTCTATATAATTGTTTCCTTTATCTTTTCCTCCAGCTATCCATATAATAGGTCCATTCATACTTTTGAATGCAGAAAACACGGCATGAACATTCGTGGCTTTAGAATCGTTAATGAATTGAACTCCATTTATACTGAGTATTTTTTCCATACGATGTTCTATAGGTTTTAATTTTAATATTGTAGAAACTATTGATTTTTTTTTGACGTTGAATATTTCGGAGATCATTAATGAAGCCATAATATTATATAGATTATGATCTCCTATTAAAGGAATATCTTTCACATTAAAAAAACATATTTCCTGATTTTTTTGATTTCGAATAAATATTTTGTTATTTTTTATGTAAGCACCAATATGTAATTCTTCTTTTATAGAAAAAGGAATACAGTGAGAAAAAATAGGATACTTTTTTAATCCTTTTCTTATGAGAGGATCATCATGATTATAAATGAAAATATCTTCTTTTTTTTGCAAAGTTGCTATTTTAAATTTGGAATGCATGTAACTTTCTATATCATCATATCTATCTAAATGATCTTCTGTAATATTTAACAAAACTGCAATATTTGATCTAAATATTTGACAATCATCTAATTGAAAACTACTGACTTCTAATACATAAACGTCTTTTTTTTTTATAACTTCTTTAGAAAAACTACGTCCAATATTTCCTGCGATTCCGACATCAATTCCTTCTCTTTTAAGGATTTTATAAATTATGGAACTTGTCGTTGTTTTTCCATTACTTCCTGTTATACTTATAATATAGGAGTGGTCTAGATAACTTTTTCCGAATTCTAATTCGGATTGAATAGGAATTCCCAAAAAATTAATTCTTTTTATAAAAGAGTTTTTTCTAGAAATTCCAGGACTTTTTATGATTTTTATAGCTTTTTGAGTTATTATGCTTTCTGTATGTCCTTGATCTTCAAAAGAAATTTTATTTTTTATTAAAATTTTTTTGTATTTATTTAAAATAATTCCTGAATCAGACAAAAATATTTTTAATCCATTTTTTTTGGCTAATAAAGCAGCTCCTACCCCACTTTCTCCTCCACCCAATACTACTATGAGTTTTTTTTTCATTGTTATTTATATAATTAATAAAATCAATACCAACATAGAAAGCATCATTTGTATGATGATAAAACGATTGAAAATTTTATTTTCATGATATCCTAATTTTTGAAAATGATGATGCAAAGGAGCCATGAGAAAAATTCTTTTTCCTATACCATATTTTTTTTTAGAATATCTAAAATACAATACTTGTATTATGACAGAAATATTTTCTATAAAAAAAATTCCACATAAAATAGGTAATATCAATTCTTTCCTATTTATAATAGCTAGAGTCGCTATAACTCCTCCTAAAGTCAAGCTACCAGTATCTCCCATGAAAATTTGAGCTGGATAGGTATTGTACCAAAGAAAGCTTATTAAAGCTCCTAAAAAAGAAAAAGAAAATATGAGGATTTCATCTAAATGAGGAATATATATAAAATGAAGATGAGATGAATATATTTTATTACTGGATATGATAGATAATAAAGATAAAGTAGCAAAAATAATAGAGGAAATTCCAGCTGTCAATCCGTCTATTCCATCGGTTAGATTCGCTCCGTTGGATAAAAATGTCATAATTAAAATCACTATAGGGATAAAAACGATCCATGTATATTTTTTCCATTTTTTATTATACCAGCTTAAAAGATAAGCATAATCAAATTCATTTTTATGACTAGAAAAAATGGGAATAGGAATAGTGGTCTTGAATCCATGTTCTTTTTTTTCCAATAAATTGGAATCTATTTTTTGAATAGAAACATTTGTATTAAAAAAATACATAGTGCTTCCAATTAAAAGCCCTAATAGAATCTGACCTAATATTTTTCCCATTATACTAAGTCCTTTTTTGTTATATTTTATTTTAATGTAATCATCTAAAAATCCAAGAAACCCCATATGTAACATTGTGATAATCAAAATAATTACATATATATTCTTCAAAGAAGAGAAAAGAATTGTAGGAATTAATGTGGAAAATATCATTACAATTCCTCCCATCGTTGGAATTCCTTCTTTTTCTTTTTGTCCAATAAGTCCAAGATTTCGTATATGTTCTCCTATGCTATTTTTTTTTCTATGATTCCAACATATAATCTTTTTATAAAAAACCAAACGCTATACAAAACGACAAAAAAAAAGCTATTACAGCTCTTAAAAAAACAGAAACAGAATTTATCAAAGAAATAAAAATTAAGTATTTTAATAAACAAGCAATCATCATATTATTTCATTTCACTTTTCACACAACATCTCAACTGATCATAAGTTTTTAATAAATATTGAGCTATTTTCATGTCATTAAAAGGAAAACGTATTCCTTTGATTTCTTGATAAGTTTCATGACCCTTTCCAGCAATCAGAATGATATCTTTTTTTTTCGCAATTTGAATTGCCGTTTCAATAGCTTTTTTTCGGTTGACAAAAGTTAAAATCGATTCTTTATCTTTATAGATAGAGGATTTAAAATTTTTCATATCAACTAATATTTTTTCCCTATCTTCTTCTCTAGGGTTATCGGATGTGAAAATAGAAACATCACATGTTTCATAAACAATTTTTCCCATTAAAGAACGTTTTTTTATATCTCTATTTCCTCCACAACCTATAACACAAATTAATTTTCCATCATCGTTTTTTATTTTTTTAAGGGTATTTAAAACAGTTTTTAATCCATCTGGATTATGAGCATAATCTACAATAACACGAATTCCTGAATTCGATATAAATTGTTCAAAACGTCCTCTGATAGGTTTTATATTTTTTATTTTTTTTAGAATATTGTCTTTCTTTTTTCCTAACAAAATGGCTGTAGCGTAGCCAGCTAATAGATTATAAACATTAAATGTTCCGATTAATTTAGTAAAAATTTTATGACCATCAATAAGCAATTGACTTCCATGAATGCTTTCTTTCAAAATTTGAATTTTGAAATTTGCATTTTTTTTCAAACCGTAAAAATAGGTTTTAGATAAAATATCTTTTATGATTTTATACGAATTTTCATCGTCGGAATTAATTAATGCAAAAGCTTTCTTAGATAAATTTTCAAAAAAAAACTTTTTAGTAGATAGATAATGATCAAAAGATTCATGATAATCTAAGTGATCATGTGTTATATTAGTAAAAACACCTCCTTGAAATAATAATCCGGCAATTCTTTTTTGATGGATTCCATGTGAACTGACTTCCATAAAAGCATATTTGCATCCTTTACGAATTGATAGATTTAAATATTTATTGATTTCAATAATATTTGGAGTTGTATGTGTTGTCGGATATTTTTTAGATAATATTTGGATCCCCATGGTAGAAATAAGAATATTTTTTTCTCCCATTTTAGAAAATAACTGATGAAGTATTGTAGCTACAGAAGTTTTTCCATTTGTCCCTGTAATTCCTATTAATTTTATCTTTTTTGTAGGATGATCATAAAAATTGGAAGATATAATTCCTAAAGCATTCATGGAATCTGGAACAAGAACGTAGGTAATCTTTTTATGAATAGAAGAAGGAATTTTTTCACAAACTATAGTATGAGCTCCGTTTTGTATAGCATTTGTAATAAATTCATGGCCATCTGTTGTTTTCCCTTTTTTGGCCACAAAAATCATATTTTTTTGTATGATTTTGGAATACATAGAAATTCTTTCTATCAATTTAGAAGTATTTTTTCCTACTATTTTTAACACATCTACTTTTTTTAGAATATCCTTTAATCTCTTTTTCATTCTTCTAGTTTAAGAAATATAATCTGATTTCTTTTCAATTTATTTCCTGGTTGAATAGACTGATGAACCACTTTTCCGATTCCTTGATATTGAATATGAAAACCCCTATTTTCTAGGATAGGTATAATTTCTTTTCCAGGAGTGGATATGACATTAGGCATAATCCATTTTTCAACAAAAAAATTTTTAGACTCTTTAATCTTTTTAAGTAAATTTTCTTGATTTTCTTTTTTTTTGCAAAATGTTTTTTTTTCTATTTTTGGATAAATAGATTTAGCTATTTTATCAAATACAGGAACTGCTACTTCAATTCCGTAATATCCTTTTTCTGGTTTTGAAATGACTACAATACAAGAATATTTTGGATTTTTAGCGGGAAAGTATCCTACGAAAGAACTATTGTAAGACAAAGGTTTTCCTTTGATCCAGTAGTTTAACTGTGTTGTGCCAGTTTTTCCTGCATAAGGATATTCTGGATTGTAATATTTTTTAGCTGTTCCATTTTTTACGACTCCTTCCAACATATTTTGAATTTTGATGAGAGAAGATTTTTCAGCTATAGAAGGATTCATTATAATAGGTTTTGTATATTTTTTGATACTTTTTCCATGATGTTTGATTTCTCTGATAAATAAAGGTTTAATCATTTTTCCTTGATTGGCTATAGCATTGTAAAAAGTGAGTATTTGTAAAGGAGTTAGTTTGATATTATATCCAAAAGTCATCCATGGTAATGTAATGCTACTCCAATTCTTTTTTCCAGGTTTTGGAATGAAAGGCATACTTTCACCTGGAATCTCTATCCCTATTTTTCTATCTAATTTCCATTTACATAAGTGTCCTATGAATTGTTCTGGATTTTTTTTATAATTCTCATAAATAATTTTTGCTATTCCTACATTTGAAGATAATTCCAAAATTTGTTTTGGATTCATTTCTGCATATCCATTGTAGTGACTATCACGTATTTTTTTTCCTCTTAATTTCATGACTCCTCCTTTTATATTCACTATCATATCAAGATCTATTTTTTTATCTTCTAGAGCAGCAAGAATTGCCATGGTTTTAAACGTGGAGCCTGGTTCACTTCCTTCCCATACTGCAAAATTTCTTAAATCTTCGTAAGTATTTTTTTTGGTTTTTTCTAGATTAATCATAGCAGGGATTTCTCCACTTTTTACATCCATAAGAATAACACATCCATGATCTGCTTTTGATATAGATAATTCTTGAAGTAATGCATGGTAAGCTATATCTTGCAAATATATATCGATAGTCGAATAAACATCTTTTCCATCTTCTGGATCGATTTCATTTCCTGATTTTAATGGTTTCCATATTTTAGAACTGATACGTTGTTCTAATCTCTTTCCATCTTTTCCTTTTAAATATTTGCTAAAGGCTCCTTCTAGTCCTACTTTCCCTCTATGATCATCATACCCTAATGTTCTTTTTCCAATATTTTCTAATGTATGAATTCTGCATATTTTTTTTTCTACAATAAACCCACCCTTGATTTGTCCTTTATTAAAAATAGGAAGATTTCGTAATATTTTGAAATGTGGATAATCTAAATTTTTTGCTAACAAAAAATATCTATTCCCTTTTTTTTTCATACTGAAATTTTTTATAGAAAAAAATTTTGGTTTTTTAAACAAAGATTCCAATGAGTTACATAAAGAATAAATATTCTCTTGAAATAACTTTTCAGATATGGATCTAAAATCAATGTGAATATCATATCTTATGACAGACATAGCTAGAATACTACTATCTGATGCATAAATGTTTCCACGTTTAGCTTTAATTAAATTGGTTCTAATCGTTTTTTCTATAACAGATTTTTTGTATCTTTCTGAATAATTTTGAATATAGAACAAATTGAAAATAATTAATGCTGCAATAAAGATGAATAAAAAACCAATTAAGTAAGATTTATATAATAAAATATATCTTTTTCGTTTCATTCTTTATTTTCTTGTATCCATCTCTTTTTCTTGTTAATCTTCTAAGATTAATTCATACGGAGGAACCTCTAAATGTTTTAATCCATTGACATGAACTAGTTTTTTTCTAAGGAAAGAAGCTAATTGCATTTTCATACATTTACTATGTACATCTGCATATTCAGATTTCAATTCTTTAATTTCTTCACTAATTTGAGTTATTTTTCTAATTTTTCTATCCATCATATGTGAACTTGTAATGCTTATTAAAGATAGTACAGTCAGAAAAACAATGAAATTCCAACTACGGTAGGCATCTTCTTTAACTAAAAACTTTCCTTTCAGGATATCTTTGATATTTGTTTTCATGTTTTTTTTCATTTTCATTTTATTTGAATAATTTAATGATTAAACTTTTTCCGCTATTCTTAACCTAGCACTTCTAGATCTTGGATTTCTTATAATCTCCTGAAAGCTTGGTTTGATAACTTTTTTATGTATCATTCTGAATGGAAGAGTTTTGAAATTCATTTTTTTTATTAAAAATTCCTCTTTTAAAAAATATTTTGTGATTCTATCTTCAATAGAATGATATGAAATTACAGCTATTCTACCACCTGGTAGGATAATTTTAGAAGATTCTAATAAAAAATCCTTTAAAATATTTATTTCATTATTCACTTCTATTCGTATTGATTGAAAAAGTCTAGCAAGAAATCTTTTTCTTTTTTTGAAAGATCCATGAATAAAAAAAAGATTGCTTAAATCCAAAGTATTAGTAATATTTTTTTGAAAACGTTTTTTGAGTATTTTTTCCACAATTTTTTTTGCATTTTTAAATTCTCCATATTCATAAAATATATGAAATAACTCTTTTTTTGAACATTCGTTGATAACATTTTGAGCGGAATAAGAAGATTCCTGATTCATTCTCATATCTAAAGTACAATTCCACTGATTTGAAAATCCTCTTGTAGGATTATCTATTTGTAAAGAGGAAAGACCTAAATCAACTAATATTCCTGATACTTTTTCTATATGATTTTGATTCAAAATGTCACGTATGTGAATAAAATTATTGTGAAATAGATGAAAACGTTTATCCTTAATAAAATTTCTTTTTATAGATTCCTTATCCTGATCCAAAGCTATTAAAATTCCCCTTTTATTCAATTTTTTCAGAATAGCATAAGAATGCCCTCCTCCACCAAATGTTGCATCTACATAAATTCCATTTTTATCTGTAATTAAATTTTCTATGCTTTCTTTTAGAAGAACTGGTTCATGATGGTAGTAAAAATGTTGAAACCCCATTTTTTTTTTTTTACAGAAAATCTATTATAGTACGAAATTATATGTTGTATCTATCATTTATCATTGGAATTTTAAAAAAATTTTTTTCAAATGAAATTTAATTTAATTAAAACGGATCGTTTTTCTAAAGCCAGAGCTGGGATTCTAAAAACAGATCATGGAAAAATAGAAACTCCTATTTTTATGCCAGTTGCTTCAAAAGGCTATGTTAAAAGTGTACCAATACATGAAATACATAAAATCTCAAAAATAATTCTTGGAAATACTTATCACTTATATTTGAAACCCGGTATTGAAGTATTCCATAAAGCCGGAGGGATTCACTCTTTTATGAATTGGAACGAATCTATATTAACGGATAGTGGAGGTTTTCAAGTTTTCTCTATGAGAAAATTAAATAAAATCACAGAAAATGGAGTAGTATTTAAATCTATTATAAATGGATCCTATCATTTTTTTTCTCCAGAAAAATCTATGGAAATTCAACGTTTTATTGGCGGAGATATTATTATGGCTTTCGACGATTGCCCTCCTTTTCCTTGTAGTTATCAAGAAGCTAAAAAATCTATAAAAAAAACGCATATTTGGTTAAAAAAATGTTGTTCCTATTTACAAAATCATCCAGAAATATATAATTACAAACAAAGTTTTTTTCCTATTCTTCAAGGAAGTATTTATCCCGATTTAAGAAAAAATTCTGCAAAAGAAATTTCCTTGTTAGAAACTGAAGGTTATGCAATCGGTGGATTAAGTTTAGGAGAAGAAAAAGAACAAACACAGAATATCATTGATTTGGTTACAGATATTTTACCTAAAGAAAAACCGAGATATTTAATGGGAGTAGGAAATCCTGTAGATATTTTGGAAGGGATATCTCTTGGAATAGATATGTTTGATTGTGTTATTCCTACAAGGAATGGACGTCACGGAATGTTATTTACATGGAAAGGAATCATGAATATGAAAAATAAAAAATGGGAAAAAGATTTTTCCTGTTTAGATGAATTTGGAAATTCTTATGTAGATCAATCGTATAGCAAATCTTATGTAAGACACCTTTTTTTATCCAGAGATAATTTAGCAAAAGAAATTGCCTCTATACATAATCTATCTTTTTACTCTGATTTAATTCAACAAGCAAGAGTTCATATCATGAATAATCAATTTTTTTCTTGGAAAGAATCGGTAATTCCTTTGTTAAAAAAACGTTTATGAAAATTCTTGATCGTTACATTATTCGTAATCTTTTGATAACTTTTATATTTATTACTGTTTCTCTACAATTGTTATCTGTCGTGATAGACATTTCTCAACGAATGCATCGTTTGGAAAATAATCAAGGATCAATTAAAAAAGCTTTAATTTTT is a window encoding:
- a CDS encoding cell division protein FtsQ, which gives rise to MVSLFYFSQKIHKNRNFKQFNIVIDPLSKDHFVNEEIIKNILFSKVEKIEKKNRSIMYIDNGKKLNNYPFIKRSEVFLSVDGTLNIQVWQKEPILRIKNGNQEYYLTKDAENLELSPFYSSKVILAKGIFSKKENKYLADLVQFINSDELLKNQIISIKKNDHNLFILIPKIGNHHIILGNIKNFKNKLNKLKAFYKQYLNKIDINQYKSIDLQYKDQVVAKKR
- the murC gene encoding UDP-N-acetylmuramate--L-alanine ligase, giving the protein MNLNQVDFFYFLGIGGMGMSSLARYFHFMGKTVCGHDRIRTSLTQQLEKEGISINYYDCIEMLPKWVLSQKCLIVYTPAIQNHHKQWIYLRKYGKNIKKRSQVLSLITENQICIAIGGTHGKTTTCTLLGHILYSAGISVTAFLGGISENYKSNIILNGTKIFLVEADEFDRSFLYLSPNIACVTSFDQDHVDTYPKKETLKKAYIAFLNRIKKPYKKIFLCKEESFPLKNAIYYSVIKKESYYSNHLSIKGNEWYFDFHTPTETWKSLPLPIPGIHNLKNVTAALSISDYLKINQEKVRKALFLFQGIKRRYSIHYLSKKKIYIDDYAHHPTEINALIHTVKECFPNKKILGIFQPHLFSRTKFFEESFAKSLEHLDILILLDIYPARELPMKGINSNNLLEKIKMSSKNKEISTLSKVLEKIKEKHFDIILTIGAGDIDTLIIPIKKWLYKRYG
- the murG gene encoding undecaprenyldiphospho-muramoylpentapeptide beta-N-acetylglucosaminyltransferase — encoded protein: MNNNISPRIIIGSGGTGGHIYPGIAIADELKKKIPGTNILFIGSKKHMEMKEIPKFGYSIEGICISGGKDKFFSIEGFILSIQLIYSFFLVNKIIKKFSPDIVIGTGGFVSFPTLYAAKKNKIPILIQEQNSFPGLTNRIFSRYAHKVCVAYEQAKKYFPKEKTIITGNPVRSEMFQLPSKKKACIHLGLKVERPIILSIGGSQGSNSMNNAWIKGLKKLIELDMQLIWQVGKLDIHRMKKNKMSHHSNFILMDFIENIPICYAAADIIVSRAGALTISEICLIGKPYILIPFPWSSDDHQNKNARILEEKEAALIIKNEEIEQRLVDSTIQLVNDSRMKKKMSQNILQLGKPRATNDIVNEILQIIL
- a CDS encoding FtsW/RodA/SpoVE family cell cycle protein produces the protein MKEYEKNRDFFNSYLKGDRYLWAFISLLAIFSFLPVYSASTNLVTTYGGTNTVFSYLFKHALFLLVGFCILFFTQFIDYKYFYRMSIFSMPVVFILLVFTISQEKELDGVNASRWLHIPIINISFQTSSIAGLVLFIYCARYLAKKKTERINFINSFFSLLFPMFFIIGLIFPANGSTAVIVFISVLILLFIGGYPLTGVMGVLLMGILFAGIYIYSVIKWGDKNPMNRVYTWKSRIEKFLDHESEESYQMKQSKTAIVLGKKFGRGPGKSVLKAFLPQSSSDFIYAIIIEEYGSVGGIILLFIYLLILLRIMVIATKVKNYFCSLLVLAVGFPIINQALINMGIAVGLFPVTGQTLPLISAGGTSMWVTFFSFGIILSVSRIIYEDSTHTNNLVNKTNYNNYNSS
- the murD gene encoding UDP-N-acetylmuramoyl-L-alanine--D-glutamate ligase gives rise to the protein MKKKLIVVLGGGESGVGAALLAKKNGLKIFLSDSGIILNKYKKILIKNKISFEDQGHTESIITQKAIKIIKSPGISRKNSFIKRINFLGIPIQSELEFGKSYLDHSYIISITGSNGKTTTSSIIYKILKREGIDVGIAGNIGRSFSKEVIKKKDVYVLEVSSFQLDDCQIFRSNIAVLLNITEDHLDRYDDIESYMHSKFKIATLQKKEDIFIYNHDDPLIRKGLKKYPIFSHCIPFSIKEELHIGAYIKNNKIFIRNQKNQEICFFNVKDIPLIGDHNLYNIMASLMISEIFNVKKKSIVSTILKLKPIEHRMEKILSINGVQFINDSKATNVHAVFSAFKSMNGPIIWIAGGKDKGNNYIELIPLVQKKVKAIICLGINNEKIYNFFKDIIDIILETKSIQKAVYMAYILSSHGDNILLSPACSSFDLFKDYKERGNQFKKEVKKLFYERI
- the mraY gene encoding phospho-N-acetylmuramoyl-pentapeptide-transferase; protein product: MVFYKKIICWNHRKKNSIGEHIRNLGLIGQKEKEGIPTMGGIVMIFSTLIPTILFSSLKNIYVIILIITMLHMGFLGFLDDYIKIKYNKKGLSIMGKILGQILLGLLIGSTMYFFNTNVSIQKIDSNLLEKKEHGFKTTIPIPIFSSHKNEFDYAYLLSWYNKKWKKYTWIVFIPIVILIMTFLSNGANLTDGIDGLTAGISSIIFATLSLLSIISSNKIYSSHLHFIYIPHLDEILIFSFSFLGALISFLWYNTYPAQIFMGDTGSLTLGGVIATLAIINRKELILPILCGIFFIENISVIIQVLYFRYSKKKYGIGKRIFLMAPLHHHFQKLGYHENKIFNRFIIIQMMLSMLVLILLII